The genome window CGCTTCTGCCTCTGATCCTATCGGTTCAAAGGTGATATCCGCGTCAATTGAAGCCGTAATTGCCGAGAACGTATAGTTCTTGGGATTGTTAAGAATATATTTGCCAATTTCCGCTACACGGCTGCTATTCAGCGTGCGCTGTGCCCGCATTTCTGGGGGAATTTCTTCATCTTCAACCGCAAATAGTTTGGGAATGAGTCGCACGGGACACATGGAAACGTAGTATTCGCGCCCTGACTGGATTCCTCGAATTACAGGCAAAATGTATTCAAAAGAAGGTGCCGGCATAACATCAATTGTGGATTTTGATAGATTAATTCATCTGCCGTCAATTGCGAGCCGGCAAATCTTTTAAGCTCAACTTAACTTTCATCATTTCCCCTGGCTAATTGTTGAGCAACCTGTCGCACTCGCTCAACTTCTAAATTGACGATTTCGGCAACTTCTTCTATGCTAAAACCCCGCTGTAGCATGGCAATCACAACCTCTATCTTGGCCTCAATCCTACCTTCAACGCGCCCTTCAGTCCGTCCTTCAGCTAATACTTCTTGAATCACTCGAACTTGTTTTAAATCATCGATTCCAAACATAGCTGCTAACTCCTCCCTACTTTTATTCGGAAATTTGTAAAAAACGACTGTTTCTATTAAGTTTAGAACATCTATCCGAGTTTGTTCATCCTCTACCTCTTGCTGAGTTCGCTCCAACAATTGTCTCGCCATGTCTGGGGCCGTATTTTCCTCACAGACGACTAACTGAATGATGCCGGTGCCGAGCGAGTTGAAAGTCTCCTTAGGCAGTTCATCCAAATATACCCGCGTCACTTTCGGTGAATTTAATAACTCTTGATAAGGTTTCAGTTGGGTGGGTTCCTGATTCCTCGTTTCATAAATAACAACAGCTCTCCAATCTTGAGCTGGCTCATTTTTGTTTAAGTAGATAAACACTTCAGCAAACAGATTCGCATAAATCTTTGGATCTCTGCGAAATTGAACTTCTAAGAAATAAAGCGGCTGCGAGGAATTTTCCTCAATTGGCAGAAATAAACCATCAATCCGAAACGCTGTTTGCTTCAGCTCAAATGATTCAAAACGATAGATGTTGGCTTCATCAGTTGGGCGACCTATCAGTTCAAAAAAACTGCTCGGCAATTCTTTAAATAATCGATAGAAAATTGGATCGGTTTTCATAAGTTTATCGTTGTACAATGTAAAAATTTTGTACAAATGGCTATAAATGGGTTGACATAAAAGGCTTTAGGCTGTACGAGAATTGCACCCGATTCTGATTAGCAAGTTTTTAAAAACACAGATTGACATTAATTATACTAGCAGCTAGTTTTAAAAAAGCAACCTTGAGTTTCATCAAACGCTTTCATGAGCAGCGCCAGCAACCCACCGTCAGACATTGCCAGCCGGATTTTAGAACAGCAAAACCAAGAACGAGAGGCACTCGCACTGCTGCTAGACCGGCACCTCTCCCGAAGTGACCAGCTTTTGGTTCAGAAAACCCAGATGGGGAGCACAGAGGCGTTTATTGGGTCTGTAACGCTGGAATGGCTCGACAGTCGGGTTCGCTTCGCCTCGCAACTGCCGCTATTTCAGAAGAAGTTCGACGCAAAAACAGACAATGTGATTAGGGATGAGCAGACTGTTGATGAAATTTTGCAACGTCCCCTTGACTGGTCGCGTCAGGCATCTTTGACTCAGTATCTCGCGGGACGAAAGGCGCACAAATTTCCGGCGGTTTTGGTGGTGCAAAGTCCTTCCTGGGTGGACGATCCAAAAGCTCCTGAATGGGATAAAAATGGACGCGCACTCAAGCCGGCTGCAATTTTCACACCCTTAGATAAAGACAGTACGATTGGACTTTTAGATGTTTCTGAAACTGTGGCAATTTTCGCATTAGACGGACAACACCGGCTCATGGGTGTGCAAGGTTTAATGATATTACTCAAAACCGGCAGATTGCAACCTTATAACAAAACAAAAAAGCCGGTGGGGAATGCGATTACAATAGACGATCTTTCCCAGCAATATCAAGTTGAGCCGGCAGATTTACAGCGGTTAGCGAAGGAAAAAATCGGGATCGAATTTATTCCCGCAGTTATCGCGGGGGAAACCCGTGAGGAAGCACGGCGGCGAGTGCGATCAATCTTTGTTCACGTCAATTTAATGGCTGTGAATTTAAGTCAGGGTCAGCTTGCATTATTAAACGAAGATGATGGATTTTCCATTATTGCTCGAAAAGTTGCTGTCACACATCCGCTATTTAAAGAAAAGAAAGGTCGCAATCCTCGCGTGAATTGGGATAGCGCCACGGTTGCTACCAAATCTACTGTTTTAACAACGCTTCAGGCAATGAAAGATATGTCTGAGCGCTACTTGGGCCATAAATTCCCTCACTGGAAGCCGGTGGATAAAAAAGGTTTAATTCCCATGCGTCCAGAGGATGAGGAACTTGAGGAGGGACTGAAAGAGTTTAAAATGCTTTTCGATTCGTTATCGAGTTTAGTCAGCTATCAAAGACTCGAAGATGGTGCAGAAACGCCACAATTACGCCGATTTAGTTTTGAAAAAGATGGAGGAGAAGGAAATATTTTATTCCGTCCCGTCGGTCAAATTGCGGTGGCTCAAGCTTTAGGAATTCTGGTTTTTAAAAAGGGTTTTTCTCTAGATGAAATCTTTAAAAAACTCCAGCGGTATGATATAGACGGCGGATTCAGTGGGATGGAGTTTCCCCAATCTCCGTGGTATGGGGTTTTGTATGACCCGAATAAGAAGCGAATCGTCGTTGCCGGTCGTGATTTAGCGGCGAGGTTAATTGTGTATATGATGGGGGGAATTAAAGATGATATGGAACGCGCAGAACTTCGCTTGGAGTTAGCGGAAGCGAGGAGAGTGGGGGCGAATCAAGCGATGAGTTTTGAGGGTAAGTTTGTTGATTTGAAAAAGGTGGGACTTCCACCTGTATTGAGTTAGAAGCATGGTTTTTATTTTTAACCGCAGATGCACGCAGATGAACGCAGATGAACACGGATAAAATCAAGCTATCTGTGTTTATTTGTGGTTAAAAATTCTTAATATTTGCCAGTTAGGCAGCTAATTTTTTAACTGAGAAACCGGCTGAGATCAAATTCTTCTGTTGGCTGCTCTTGTTTCTGCCGGTCAGAGATTAACATTAATAAGATTCTTTCTGAATAGTCTACTGCTCCCCGAAGTTCTTCTCGCAAGATTTCTAACCCCCCATTCGCATATTCCTCAAAAATATGGGTGCGTTTCTCTTCAGCTTTTTCATCAAAAAGGGAAAGAATTTTTGGATCTTTTGTCTCGGTTACTGCCAGTAACTTGATGGTGCGATCATAGCCTCTGGAATCAAATATTTCTAGGGCAATGGGTGCCGGCTCTTTTGTGGAAATTTCCTCTAGCGGCACTCGTTTTTTCCGCTTTGCCCCTAATGCTGCCGCAAATACGACGACATCGGCATAAGTTTGAAAAGGGCCGGTTGTTTCTTTGGCATCTACCAATGCTTTGACTAAATCCGCCTTATCCTTGGCAATTCTAATTCGATTCGCACCCATCTGATTATTTTTTACCTGATTATTTGTTTAACTGAATTTCTGAATCAACCAGCGATTGATTTCTCCATCATCCTGAGTCTGACTGCGTTCTAAAGCTTCCTCAACGACTGCGATTTCTAATCCTGGGAGAACCCGCGACTCCTGAATTTGACCGCTGCGTGCATCGGCAATTTCCAAAGCAATGACATTGCCGGCTTTTACATCAACAACCCAATACTCTCGCACGTTTAACCGTTCATAAAGTAACCGTTTTTCTCCCAAATCGTCATTGAGAGAGGTTGAAGCAATTTCTACGACTAAGGTAGGTGAATCATATTCATTTAAATCAACAGGTGAATCTGTATCTGCCGGCACTTTCAAATCTAAACCGATGTAGAAAGCCAAATCCGGTTGAAATTCATCTACCCCTACTTTTCTAAAACTGCTATTCGTTGCCTCAACAATTCGGATATTCTTAAGGGTAGCAAAAAGACTCACTACCTTAGAAATAATTGAATTCTTGCGTCCATGCCGAAAGCCTACTGGTGACATTTCAATCCTCATGTATCCGCGATGATAATAAAACCGGCTAGTTTCATATTTTGGATCGTCAGCAATGGCTAAAAATTCTTCCCAGCTTGCCTTTACCCAGGCATCTGTTACAAAATCCCGCAGCGTTGGAGCAACCATTGAGATTCCCTCCTGCATCATTTGTTTTTAATTATATTGTAGCGCCGGCATCTTGTCGGCAACCTTCTATCAGCAGTGAAAAACTTGTCTTACAAAAAGCTTTTAAAACTTGCGTTCTACTTCAAGAATTTCCGTATATTCAAACTCATTTGGACTTTGTCGCACCAGTGGATAACGCACCCCATTTAACTCAATTGCATCTTCCTCACAATCGGGTTTGGGAGAATTGTAAGAAAGAACATATTCGTTACCAATACAATTTGCCATTTCCTCAGCAACTTCACCCCGCCACTGAGTTTTTGTTACCAAAACAATTAACTGATTGGCTAATTTTGGAATTGAACTTGCCACACGCCGGCGCGAAATTTCATCTAAACTTCCAAAGGGAGAATCCATGACGATAGGAAATGTGCTGCTATCTGGCCCCATTAGAGTATTTTTTTTACTCCATTCCCGCACCCGATCAATAATTCCTCCAATAAACGATAAACTGAGAATTTGATTTTCTCCCGTCGAAGCGGCGACATCTGCCTCTTCTCCTGCTGTATTCTCCACTAATTTCAGGGCATATTTCTCTGTCAGCTTTGGAATATAGGGAGTAAACGAAATCGAGGAAAAAATTTCTCGCACCCGTTTTTCTAGCTGCAACCGAAACTGTTGTTCGAGGCGAGTTTTCACCTCTGTTAAACGATCCATCGCATCTTGAGTTGCTGCAATGCGTCGCTGTGCGAGTAATTGCCGGCTTTCATTCATTTGCTGTTTTTCAATTTGCTTAGCTAATTCTTTAATTTCCAATTTCAGGCTATTAAGCTGTTGCTCATTAGAACCTGTCTCTTTATTGAGTTCGCTGATTTTTTTATCAATTTCATCTAAACGCTTTTGCAACTGACTCACATCTTCATCTGGAAAGTCTCGCAATTTTTTCTTCGTATCATCCAACTGCGTTTCAATGCGAGAAATTTCGGTGCGATATCGCTCAACATTTGCTTGCTGCCGATCCACTTCCTCCCAAAAATCAGGTACTTGTTTGTCAATTTCGCTCACCTGTTCACTCAAGCGAATTGCCGTTTCTTCCACATCCGCAACTCCCGCTTTATCCATCCAAGCTTGCACCAAATGATGTGCGTGGGTGCCGTCTTTCAACTCTGCACCGCAGATACATTGTTCCCGGTGCAGTAACTCTTCTACAAATGGACGCTTGATGCCGGTGGGTAACTCGCCTCGTTCCCGCAGCCCTTCAACAATGGCATGATATTCAGCCGTTATATCTGGCAACAAAACCGTAAAGCCTCGCGTTGAAATGGCTTTTTTGAGTCCTTCAGTCGCTTGCTTCAGTTGTTGCTGTAGCGACTCTTTTTGAGTTTCTAATTCAGTCCGCAGGCGCTGTAAATCCTCAGCACCGCCTAATTCTAGCAGTCGGCTGCTTAGGGTTGTTTTTAACTCCCCTTGGTTTTGAACCTCTCCCTCAATTTCTGCTTGCCGGTTTTGCAAACGCTCAACTTCTTTTTCTAACCTTTGCTTGGTGCGTAACAAATTTTGTGTTTGAGGATCGCCAATTCCTCTTAAATCAGTTTCTAAGGATTTTCTCGCTTCTCCCAAATGCCGAATCGCCCGATTTAATACCTCAATCCCTAGCAATTCTTTCGTTGCTTCCGCAATTTCTTCTTTTTTATCAGATCGAACAATTTGCTCAATTCTTTCACCATCAAAAAAGAAGTATTGATGTAAGCTTATAGGTAAAATTCGATTAATAATATCATCTGCCGGCTGCGGCGGTAGCATCCACCGGCCTTCATTTCCAGCAACTAGCATTTGTAACTTACTCTCGCCCTGCTCAACGTTGCCGGTTTCATTGCGGTAGGCACGACAAATACGCTTGGCTTGGTAGCGTTTGCTATCATGTTCAAAAATAACTTCTACAGAACACACAACAGCTTTTCCGACTTCAGCTTCTGTAATGGCGCGTTTATTGACCAGTTGAGTTTCCGCCGCAAATGCTGCACTGAATTTTTCATAAAGCGTCCAGGTAAAGGCATTCATCAGCGTCGTTTTCCCGGCACCATTATTTCCGTGAATGATCGTAGTATTTCGCTGATCCCTGCACTCCAGCAAAATTTCTGGCGTTTTTCCATAAAACTGGCGAAAGTTACACAGCGTGATTGAAATCAGCTTCATCGAATTGATTCCTTAATAATCCTTAAAATATCGTCGTTAATATTGCGGGGATTTTTCATATAAAGTTTGTCTTTTTCCGCTGCCAATACCCGCTCAATAATTTGGCGAATTTCCGGCGGTGCGTTTAGAATTGGCTCTTGAATATCTTCTATACTTGAATCTTGATTCATTGTTCCAACTTGAGAAAAAATGATTTTAACTTGAGTGATTTTTGAGCAGAGTTGTGTGCTAGAATAAAATGAAATCAAATAAAAAGCTTACTTCATAATAGAAATCCATGCTAATTTAAAATTTTTGCTACTATCCCATTATGATTATAGTACCATTAAAATAGCTAACTATTCTACAAGTATTTACAAATTTTTACCGCCGGCACCCCCCTTTTTCTTCAACTTCGCAGCAACAGCTTTATTCCTCACGGCAACCTGATTCCCTCAAATATCTAACAACCCATATCGGTTTTGAAGACTCAGTAATTTCACTCTTGCTTCTCCCGCATTATCTGCTAAATCTGCAAACTCTAAAAACCGGCCTAACTCTTTTCTTAACAAATTGCGTTCCACCTCCAACGTGTCTCGCCCCAAATCTGGAGGCATCACAATCATGTCAAATAAAGTTGCCCGTTCTTTCCCAGGATGGGGACGCAAAACCCGCCCGCGACGCTGAATAAATTGGCGGGGATTATTACTACTTG of Microcoleus sp. FACHB-68 contains these proteins:
- a CDS encoding Rpn family recombination-promoting nuclease/putative transposase → MKTDPIFYRLFKELPSSFFELIGRPTDEANIYRFESFELKQTAFRIDGLFLPIEENSSQPLYFLEVQFRRDPKIYANLFAEVFIYLNKNEPAQDWRAVVIYETRNQEPTQLKPYQELLNSPKVTRVYLDELPKETFNSLGTGIIQLVVCEENTAPDMARQLLERTQQEVEDEQTRIDVLNLIETVVFYKFPNKSREELAAMFGIDDLKQVRVIQEVLAEGRTEGRVEGRIEAKIEVVIAMLQRGFSIEEVAEIVNLEVERVRQVAQQLARGNDES
- a CDS encoding Uma2 family endonuclease, with protein sequence MVAPTLRDFVTDAWVKASWEEFLAIADDPKYETSRFYYHRGYMRIEMSPVGFRHGRKNSIISKVVSLFATLKNIRIVEATNSSFRKVGVDEFQPDLAFYIGLDLKVPADTDSPVDLNEYDSPTLVVEIASTSLNDDLGEKRLLYERLNVREYWVVDVKAGNVIALEIADARSGQIQESRVLPGLEIAVVEEALERSQTQDDGEINRWLIQKFS
- a CDS encoding AAA family ATPase, translated to MKLISITLCNFRQFYGKTPEILLECRDQRNTTIIHGNNGAGKTTLMNAFTWTLYEKFSAAFAAETQLVNKRAITEAEVGKAVVCSVEVIFEHDSKRYQAKRICRAYRNETGNVEQGESKLQMLVAGNEGRWMLPPQPADDIINRILPISLHQYFFFDGERIEQIVRSDKKEEIAEATKELLGIEVLNRAIRHLGEARKSLETDLRGIGDPQTQNLLRTKQRLEKEVERLQNRQAEIEGEVQNQGELKTTLSSRLLELGGAEDLQRLRTELETQKESLQQQLKQATEGLKKAISTRGFTVLLPDITAEYHAIVEGLRERGELPTGIKRPFVEELLHREQCICGAELKDGTHAHHLVQAWMDKAGVADVEETAIRLSEQVSEIDKQVPDFWEEVDRQQANVERYRTEISRIETQLDDTKKKLRDFPDEDVSQLQKRLDEIDKKISELNKETGSNEQQLNSLKLEIKELAKQIEKQQMNESRQLLAQRRIAATQDAMDRLTEVKTRLEQQFRLQLEKRVREIFSSISFTPYIPKLTEKYALKLVENTAGEEADVAASTGENQILSLSFIGGIIDRVREWSKKNTLMGPDSSTFPIVMDSPFGSLDEISRRRVASSIPKLANQLIVLVTKTQWRGEVAEEMANCIGNEYVLSYNSPKPDCEEDAIELNGVRYPLVRQSPNEFEYTEILEVERKF
- a CDS encoding DNA phosphorothioation-associated protein 4, with the translated sequence MGANRIRIAKDKADLVKALVDAKETTGPFQTYADVVVFAAALGAKRKKRVPLEEISTKEPAPIALEIFDSRGYDRTIKLLAVTETKDPKILSLFDEKAEEKRTHIFEEYANGGLEILREELRGAVDYSERILLMLISDRQKQEQPTEEFDLSRFLS
- a CDS encoding DGQHR domain-containing protein; the encoded protein is MSSASNPPSDIASRILEQQNQEREALALLLDRHLSRSDQLLVQKTQMGSTEAFIGSVTLEWLDSRVRFASQLPLFQKKFDAKTDNVIRDEQTVDEILQRPLDWSRQASLTQYLAGRKAHKFPAVLVVQSPSWVDDPKAPEWDKNGRALKPAAIFTPLDKDSTIGLLDVSETVAIFALDGQHRLMGVQGLMILLKTGRLQPYNKTKKPVGNAITIDDLSQQYQVEPADLQRLAKEKIGIEFIPAVIAGETREEARRRVRSIFVHVNLMAVNLSQGQLALLNEDDGFSIIARKVAVTHPLFKEKKGRNPRVNWDSATVATKSTVLTTLQAMKDMSERYLGHKFPHWKPVDKKGLIPMRPEDEELEEGLKEFKMLFDSLSSLVSYQRLEDGAETPQLRRFSFEKDGGEGNILFRPVGQIAVAQALGILVFKKGFSLDEIFKKLQRYDIDGGFSGMEFPQSPWYGVLYDPNKKRIVVAGRDLAARLIVYMMGGIKDDMERAELRLELAEARRVGANQAMSFEGKFVDLKKVGLPPVLS